Proteins encoded within one genomic window of Halalkalibacillus sediminis:
- a CDS encoding 8-oxo-dGTP diphosphatase has translation MSKSEKVVLTNMCMIYEGDRILVQDRLKSNWPGITFPGGHIEKGESFTESVVREVLEETGLKIENPSLCGVKQFQTKNDERYIVFFYKTDKFTGDLASSDEGEIFWINKDDLHEYQLANDFEEMYKVFESEELSEFFYDRAGEENVLRLL, from the coding sequence TTGAGCAAAAGTGAAAAGGTTGTACTTACAAATATGTGTATGATATATGAAGGCGATCGTATTTTGGTTCAGGATCGCTTGAAAAGTAATTGGCCAGGCATTACCTTTCCTGGAGGCCATATCGAAAAAGGAGAATCATTCACTGAATCCGTTGTTAGAGAAGTACTTGAAGAAACGGGTTTGAAGATTGAAAACCCATCTCTGTGTGGTGTGAAACAATTTCAAACGAAGAATGATGAGCGATATATTGTGTTCTTTTATAAGACGGACAAATTTACTGGAGATTTGGCATCATCAGATGAAGGTGAAATTTTTTGGATTAATAAAGATGATTTGCATGAGTATCAGTTGGCTAATGATTTTGAAGAAATGTATAAAGTCTTCGAATCAGAAGAATTGAGTGAATTTTTCTATGATCGAGCCGGAGAAGAGAATGTTTTAAGGCTTTTATAG
- a CDS encoding GNAT family N-acetyltransferase yields MEFTPTKDFELIARLNEYVHGLHHSLFPERFQPYNYEKFQVFFEEMVDKENHYFFKGVDGDEAFGYVWLEVKEQSESIFKKRYSCVYVHQISLKKNKEGRGYGTFLMDQVINFTAERKIKFIELDYWIKNDRARMFYEKHGFVRTREIVCKEL; encoded by the coding sequence ATGGAATTTACCCCAACAAAAGATTTTGAACTAATTGCTAGATTAAATGAGTATGTCCACGGTTTACATCACTCCCTTTTCCCTGAACGATTTCAGCCCTATAACTATGAAAAGTTTCAGGTGTTCTTTGAGGAAATGGTTGATAAAGAGAACCATTATTTTTTCAAAGGTGTCGATGGTGACGAGGCATTCGGTTATGTATGGCTTGAAGTGAAGGAACAATCCGAAAGTATCTTCAAAAAAAGATATTCTTGTGTCTACGTTCATCAGATTAGTTTAAAGAAGAATAAAGAAGGTAGAGGGTATGGAACTTTTCTGATGGATCAAGTCATTAACTTCACTGCAGAGCGAAAAATCAAGTTTATTGAGTTAGACTACTGGATTAAAAATGACCGTGCAAGAATGTTTTACGAAAAGCATGGCTTTGTGAGAACTAGAGAAATAGTTTGCAAAGAATTGTAA